Within Prosthecodimorpha staleyi, the genomic segment GGGCTGGGACATGCTGTTGCCGGCCTTCGCGGCGGCCATCCTGGGCGGGATCGGCCATCCGGTCGGGGCGGTGGTTGCCGGGGTTCTGCTCGGCATCGCGCAGGAGACCGCGACGCCGTGGGTCGGCTTCACCTACAAGATCGCCCTGTCCTTCGCGGTCCTGCTCCTGGTGCTGCTCGTCCGGCCACGTGGGCTGTTCGGCCGGATCGAGGGGGTGCGCTGATGGACGCCTATCTGATCGCGATCGCGATCGTAACCGGCATCTATGTACTGATGGCGCTTGGCCTCAACCTGCAGTACGGGCTGACCGGACTGATCAATTTCGGCCATGTCGGTTTCTTCTGCGTCGGCGCCTATGCGGCGGCGATCCTCGCATCGCGCGGCTGGCCGGCTTTGGCAACCTTCCCGGTGGCGGCGGCGGTGGCGGTGGCTGCCGCCTGGCCACTCGGACTCGTGTCGCTGCGGCTGCGGGACGACTACTTCGCCATCGTCTCGCTCGGCTTCTCCGAAGTCGTGCGGCTGGTGGCAACCTCGGAGCGCTGGCTGACCAACGGCGTGCAGGGCATCGCGGGCATTCCGCGCCTGTTCGCCGATCTTTCCGGCGCGACCCAGGCCCTGGCCGTGCTCGCCCTGCTCCTGGTCCTCAACGGCCTCGCGATCCTGGCCATGCGCCGTATCGTGGCCTCGCCCTTCGGGCGCATGATCGAGGCGATCCGCGACAACGAGGAGGCCGTCAGGGCGCTCGGCAAGGACCCGACGCGGTTCAAGATTCAGGTGCTGATGCTGGGTGCCGCCCTGGCCGGGGTCTCCGGCGCGGTCTATGCGCACTATATCGGCTTCATCGCGCCGGAGCAGTTCGTCCCGCTGGTCACCTTCCAGATCTGGATGGCGATCGTGATGGGCGGGGTCGGCCGGGTCTCCGGCGCCCTGGTCGGCTCCGGCCTGCTCATGCTGTTCCTTGAAGGCTCGCGCTTTCTGCGCGATCTGCTGCCCTTCGTCTCCGAGGTGGAGATGGCCAGCGTTCGGATCGGCGTGGTCGGCCTGGCGCTGATCCTGTTCACGCTCTATCGGCCGCAAGGCCTCATGGGAGACTTCACGCGCCGATGACCCTGGTCCTGTCCGGCCTTACCAAGGCGTATGGCGGCTTGCGGGTCGTCGACAATGTGTCGCTCTCGATACCGTCCGACGGCCTGGTCGGCGTGATCGGTCCCAACGGGGCCGGCAAGTCGACCCTGTTCTCGCTGGCGACCGGATTCCTGGCCGCCGATTCCGGCACGGTTTCCTTCGACGGACGCGACCTTACGGCCGTGCCCGCGACAGGGCGGGCACGAGCCGGCATGGTACGCACCTTTCAGGTGCCGCGCGAATTCACTCACTTGACGGTGCGGGAGAACCTGATGGCGGCGGCGCCGGATCAGGCCGGCGAGGGATTGCTGGCCGTATTCTTCCGGCCCGGCGCGATCGCCGCCGAGGAGCGCGCGATCGCCGCCCGCGCCGACGAGACGCTCGCCTTCCTGCGCCTGGATGCGGTCGCCGGTACGCCGGCCGGCCGGCTGTCGGGCGGACAGAAGAAGCTGCTCGAACTGGGCCGGGCCTTGATGACCGGAGCGCGGCTGATCCTGCTCGACGAACCGTTCGCGGGCGTCAATCCGGTATTGATCGAGGAGCTTTCGGCGCGCATCCGCGACCTCGCCGCCCGCGGCGTCGGCTTCCTGATCATCGAACACGATCTCCGGGCGCTGACCCGTCTGGTTTCGACGCTGCATGTGATGGATCGCGGACGGTTGATCGCCTCGGGCGCGCCGGCGGCCGTGCTGGCCGAGCCGGCGGTGCGCGACGCCTATCTGGGAGGGGCGGCTGCATGATCCTCAGTCTGGAGGCCGTGACCGGAGGCTACGGCGAGATCGACATCCTGAACGGCGTCGACCTCGCGCTGGAGGCCGGCAGCATTCTGACCGTCGCCGGCACCAACGGCGCCGGCAAGTCGACCCTGGCCAAGGCCGTGGTCGGCCTGCTGCCGCGGGTCGGCGGGCAGATCCGGCTCGACGGACACGACATCGCCGGGCTGCCCGCAGAAGAACGGGCGCGCGCCGGGATCGGCTATGTGCCGCAGGTCGCCAACGTATTCCCGTCGCTGACGATCGAAGAGAACCTGGCCGTCGTCGAAGGCGTCGTCGACCGCCGCGGCCGCATCGGCGCCCTGTACGAGATGTTCCCGGCGCTGGCCGAGCGGCGCCGATTCCGGGCGCAGAGCCTGTCGGGCGGCGAGCGGCAACAGCTTGCCTTCGCCCGCGCCCTGATGACCGCCCCACGCGTGATGGTGCTCGACGAACCGACCGCCGCTCTGGCGCCGTCGCGCGTCGCCGACAGTTTCGAACGGATCGCGACGCTCGCCCGCACGGGCATCGCCGTGCTGCTGATCGAGCAGCGGGCCCGTCAGGCCTTGGCGATCTCGCATCGCGGCGCGATCCTCGACGGCGGCAAGGTCGCCCTCATCGGTCCGGCCGCCGACCTGCTCGCCGACGAGACCGCAGCCCGGTTATTCCTCGGCGCCGGCTGAGCGGCAGACCCAACCGGAGCGGCCCGTCAAGGGCTCGACCAGCCTCGGCAGCGTCTCGTCGGATTCAGCCAACCCTGCGTCCCTCCGGGTCGATCAGCGGCGCGCCGTCCTCCTTGGCGAAGGGACCGGGCGGCAGGCGGTCGAGGAGGTCGAGCACCGTCTCGCTCGGCCGGCACAGCCGGACGCCCTTCGCGGTGCA encodes:
- a CDS encoding branched-chain amino acid ABC transporter permease; its protein translation is MDAYLIAIAIVTGIYVLMALGLNLQYGLTGLINFGHVGFFCVGAYAAAILASRGWPALATFPVAAAVAVAAAWPLGLVSLRLRDDYFAIVSLGFSEVVRLVATSERWLTNGVQGIAGIPRLFADLSGATQALAVLALLLVLNGLAILAMRRIVASPFGRMIEAIRDNEEAVRALGKDPTRFKIQVLMLGAALAGVSGAVYAHYIGFIAPEQFVPLVTFQIWMAIVMGGVGRVSGALVGSGLLMLFLEGSRFLRDLLPFVSEVEMASVRIGVVGLALILFTLYRPQGLMGDFTRR
- a CDS encoding ABC transporter ATP-binding protein, whose translation is MTLVLSGLTKAYGGLRVVDNVSLSIPSDGLVGVIGPNGAGKSTLFSLATGFLAADSGTVSFDGRDLTAVPATGRARAGMVRTFQVPREFTHLTVRENLMAAAPDQAGEGLLAVFFRPGAIAAEERAIAARADETLAFLRLDAVAGTPAGRLSGGQKKLLELGRALMTGARLILLDEPFAGVNPVLIEELSARIRDLAARGVGFLIIEHDLRALTRLVSTLHVMDRGRLIASGAPAAVLAEPAVRDAYLGGAAA
- a CDS encoding ABC transporter ATP-binding protein, which produces MILSLEAVTGGYGEIDILNGVDLALEAGSILTVAGTNGAGKSTLAKAVVGLLPRVGGQIRLDGHDIAGLPAEERARAGIGYVPQVANVFPSLTIEENLAVVEGVVDRRGRIGALYEMFPALAERRRFRAQSLSGGERQQLAFARALMTAPRVMVLDEPTAALAPSRVADSFERIATLARTGIAVLLIEQRARQALAISHRGAILDGGKVALIGPAADLLADETAARLFLGAG